Proteins encoded in a region of the Raphanus sativus cultivar WK10039 chromosome 8, ASM80110v3, whole genome shotgun sequence genome:
- the LOC108819528 gene encoding probable transcription factor KAN3 isoform X2, with product MELFPSQPDLNLNISRRREEQEQEQVERRLVYQSKASDSVRKDSGHLIHTIKFISNYEPTKIYHNQEHNECQDQDSRSILMVSQNQTLDHYYYSPTPPFLFSEVNGQHSNPNYSHKFYLRHRRQAQPQPQRFTAKRGVRAPRMRWTATLHAHFVRAVQLLGGHERATPKSVLELMDVQDLTLAHVKSHLQMYRTIKSTEKPTSPGQSDTCDDGAQVKSERQARDLQGLWNNSSRMWIKDVQAMNYCRRIRQASHGQDQRLKLPISISL from the exons ATGGAGCTTTTCCCTTCACAACCTGACTTGAACTTGAatatcagcagaagaagggaagaacaagaacaagaacaagtcGAAAGGAGATTAGTGTACCAGAGTAAAGCCTCAGATTCAGTCAGAAAGGATTCTGGCCATCTCATCCACACTATCAAATTCATTTCCAACTATGAACCCACCAAGATTTATCATAATCAAGAACACAATGAATGTCAAGATCAAGATTCGAGATCGATTTTGATGGTGAGCCAAAATCAAACCCTTGACCACTACTACTACTCTCCCACTCCTCCTTTCTTATTCAGTGAAGTCAACGGTCAACACTCAAACCCTAACTATAGTCATAAATTTTACCTCCGTCACCGCCGTCAAGCTCAGCCGCAGCCGCAGAGATTCACGGCGAAACGAGGAGTAAGGGCTCCGAGGATGCGGTGGACGGCGACCCTCCATGCCCATTTCGTTCGTGCTGTTCAATTATTGGGTGGTCATGAAA gaGCAACTCCAAAATCAGTACTTGAACTGATGGATGTGCAAGACCTCACATTGGCTCATGTTAAGTCTCATCTACAG ATGTATCGAACCATTAAATCTACTGAGAAGCCTACATCACCAG GGCAGTCGGATACTTGTGATGATGGAGCACAAGTAAAGAGTGAGAGACAAGCCAGAGATCTCCAAGGTCTATGGAATAACTCCTCAag AATGTGGATCAAAGATGTGCAAGCTATGAACTATTGTCGTCGGATTCGTCAAGCCTCGCATGGACAAGACCAGAGACtgaaactcccaatctcgattTCACTTTAG
- the LOC108819528 gene encoding probable transcription factor KAN3 isoform X1, whose amino-acid sequence MELFPSQPDLNLNISRRREEQEQEQVERRLVYQSKASDSVRKDSGHLIHTIKFISNYEPTKIYHNQEHNECQDQDSRSILMVSQNQTLDHYYYSPTPPFLFSEVNGQHSNPNYSHKFYLRHRRQAQPQPQRFTAKRGVRAPRMRWTATLHAHFVRAVQLLGGHERATPKSVLELMDVQDLTLAHVKSHLQMYRTIKSTEKPTSPGQSDTCDDGAQVKSERQARDLQGLWNNSSSEARFHLKANASGLDISYNKNVDQRCASYELLSSDSSSLAWTRPETETPNLDFTLATPNLLPP is encoded by the exons ATGGAGCTTTTCCCTTCACAACCTGACTTGAACTTGAatatcagcagaagaagggaagaacaagaacaagaacaagtcGAAAGGAGATTAGTGTACCAGAGTAAAGCCTCAGATTCAGTCAGAAAGGATTCTGGCCATCTCATCCACACTATCAAATTCATTTCCAACTATGAACCCACCAAGATTTATCATAATCAAGAACACAATGAATGTCAAGATCAAGATTCGAGATCGATTTTGATGGTGAGCCAAAATCAAACCCTTGACCACTACTACTACTCTCCCACTCCTCCTTTCTTATTCAGTGAAGTCAACGGTCAACACTCAAACCCTAACTATAGTCATAAATTTTACCTCCGTCACCGCCGTCAAGCTCAGCCGCAGCCGCAGAGATTCACGGCGAAACGAGGAGTAAGGGCTCCGAGGATGCGGTGGACGGCGACCCTCCATGCCCATTTCGTTCGTGCTGTTCAATTATTGGGTGGTCATGAAA gaGCAACTCCAAAATCAGTACTTGAACTGATGGATGTGCAAGACCTCACATTGGCTCATGTTAAGTCTCATCTACAG ATGTATCGAACCATTAAATCTACTGAGAAGCCTACATCACCAG GGCAGTCGGATACTTGTGATGATGGAGCACAAGTAAAGAGTGAGAGACAAGCCAGAGATCTCCAAGGTCTATGGAATAACTCCTCAag TGAAGCTCGGTTCCATTTAAAGGCAA atgcaTCAGGTCTAGACATTTCATACAATAAG AATGTGGATCAAAGATGTGCAAGCTATGAACTATTGTCGTCGGATTCGTCAAGCCTCGCATGGACAAGACCAGAGACtgaaactcccaatctcgattTCACTTTAGCTACACCAAACCTGCTTCCTCCCTGA
- the LOC108820675 gene encoding 50S ribosomal protein L19-1, chloroplastic, with product MATSSHLLPPQALHMIRSQPSKKLGFSPFLSCAPSMNPILSISRLSLSHSVSKSSFSLDTKARREVLVRAEDNPEAVDANTATEDNVVEADEAKAPRKPRVKLGDVMGILNQKAIEVSEKVRPVPEIRTGDIVEIKLEVPENRRRLSIYKGIVMSRQNAGIHTTIRIRRIIAGIGVEIVFPLYSPNIKEIKVVSHRKVRRARLYYLRDKLPRLSTFK from the exons ATGGCGACGAgctctcatcttcttcctcctcag GCATTGCATATGATACGGTCCCAGCCATCGAAGAAACTAGGGTTTTCGCCGTTTCTATCATGCGCACCTTCGATGAATCCCATTCTATCGATCTCAAGGCTTTCTCTCAGTCACTCCGTCTCGAAATCTAGCTTCTCGCTCGATACTAAGGCGAGACGAGAGGTTCTAGTTAGAGCAGAAGATAACCCTGAAGCTGTTGATGCTAACACTGCTACGGAGGATAATGTAGTAGAAGCTGATGAAGCCAAAGCTCCAAGAAAGCCGAGAGTCAAGCTCGGAGATGTTATGGGG ATACTGAACCAGAAAGCAATTGAGGTATCAGAGAAAGTGAGACCTGTTCCTGAAATCAGGACTGGAGATATCGTTGAGATCAAACTG GAAGTTCCTGAGAACAGACGTAGGTTGTCTATCTACAAAGGCATTGTGATGTCTAGACAGAACGCAGGCATACACACTACCATTCGTATTCGCAGGATTATTGCTGGTATCGGTGTTGAAATCGTGTTTCCCTT ATACTCTCCCAACATCAAAGAGATAAAAGTGGTGAGTCACAGAAAAGTGAGAAGAGCAAGGCTTTACTACCTGAGGGACAAGCTTCCCCGTCTCTCCACTTTCAAGTGA
- the LOC108818849 gene encoding GATA transcription factor 26, whose amino-acid sequence MGKQGPCYHCGVTSTPLWRNGPPEKPVLCNACGSRWRTKGTLVNYAPLHARADGEENQDLQRYQRIKSISLSNNKNTETKMLKRKAIQESRQVLEFNYGLKKAKIEEDASNRSSSGSAISNTESCAQYGSELTGSGPSQSNAWDTTVPCKRRTCVGRPKSSSSVEKLTKDLYNILQEQQSSVSSDEDLLFESMFTAEIGHGSVLMRDPHSFAREEESEEASSLSSSVENKSSISDAYSHSVGAVGGGSEFVEQAIKLEQLKRTKSQTGRVHVLGSHSSPLCSIDLKDVFNFEEFIEQFTEEEQKKLMKLLPQIDSVNIPDSLRIMFESAQFKENFSLFQKLIADGVFEMPSSSGAKLEDIRAFKKLALSDFNKSRLVESYNILKEREKGSGDSVTTASRSLNPNVPKNIVTIKRRCANQTQVKSESRGLMRSPKSVTKMKAIHESKVLTENNGSCFSPRSLASVFGQESGGTTVFGNENDCSSDQDLLLMDLPSNGSFPQAELLHQL is encoded by the exons ATGGGAAAGCAAGGACCTTGCTATCACTGTGGAGTTACAA GCACACCTCTGTGGAGAAATGGGCCACCAGAGAAGCCAGTTTTGTGCAATGCGTGTGGATCGCGTTGGAGAACAAAGGGAACACTTGTGAACTACGCTCCACTTCACGCACGTGCTGATGGTGAAGAGAACCAAGATCTTCAGAGGTATCAAAGAATAAAGAGCATCTCTTTAAGTAACAACAAGAACACAGAAACCAAAATGCTCAAGAGGAAAGCAATTCAAGAAAGCAGACAGGTCTTAGAATTCAATTATGGTTTGAAGAAGGCTAAAATAGAGGAGGATGCTAGTAACAGATCGAGCTCTGGTTCGGCTATATCAAACACCGAGAGCTGTGCACAGTATGGGAGTGAGTTAACAGGTTCAGGTCCATCACAATCCAACGCTTGGGACACGACTGTTCCTTGCAAGAGGAGGACGTGTGTTGGACGTCCAAAGTCATCATCTTCTGTTGAGAAGCTCACAAAGGACCTTTACAATATTCTACAAGAGCAGCAATCGTCAGTTTCATCAGATGAAGATCTTCTTTTTGAGTCCATGTTCACTGCTGAGATTGGACATGGGAGTGTTCTAATGAGGGATCCACACTCGTTTGCTCGGGAAGAGGAGTCTGAAGAAGCCAGCTCACTCTCTTCTTCGGTTGAGAACAAGTCATCCATCAGTGATGCATACTCACATTCGGTTGGAGCAGTGGGAGGTGGTTCAGAGTTTGTTGAACAAGCAATAAAGCTAGAGCAGCTCAAGAGGACCAAGTCTCAAACTGGAAGAGTGCATGTCCTTGGAAGCCATAGTTCACCACTCTGTAGTATAGACTTGAAG GATGTTTTCAACTTTGAGGAGTTCATAGAACAATTCACAGAGGAAGAACAGAAGAAACTGATGAAACTACTTCCTCAGATTGACTCTGTTAACATTCCTGATAG CCTCAGAATAATGTTTGAAAGTGCTCAGTTCAAAGAGAACTTCTCTTTGTTTCAGAAACTTATTGCAGATGGTGTCTTTGAGATGCCTTCTTCCTCTGGGGCAAAACTGGAAGACATAAGGGCTTTCAAGAAGCTTGCTTTGTCTGATTTTAACAAATCTCGTTTGGTGGAAAGCTATAACATCCTAAAG GAGCGTGAAAAAGGGTCTGGAGATTCTGTTACTACAGCTTCAAGAAGCTTAAACCCAAATGTACCTAAAAATATTGTAACCATTAAGAGACGATGTGCAAACCAAACTCAAGTCAAGTCAG AGTCAAGGGGGCTTATGAGGAGTCCCAAAAGTGTGACGAAGATGAAAGCAATCCATGAAAGCAAGGTTCTGACAGAAAACAACGGCTCATGTTTCAGCCCAAGAAGTTTGGCTTCTGTGTTTGGTCAAGAGAGTGGTGGTACTACAGTGTTTGGCAATGAGAATGACTGCAGTTCTGATCAAGATCTTCTTCTTATGGACTTGCCATCAAATGGGTCGTTTCCTCAAGCAGAGCTGCTTCACCAACTATGA
- the LOC108820893 gene encoding probable serine/threonine-protein kinase PBL20, translating into MNCLFMFKSKKPKSRRHLKKESKDIRGRHLLQKSAPELSTTGKNQTTSTSFNLPTPRSLPSPTSVRDLYTEREQNQNLRVFSYMELSEATCGFDRKLQIGEGGFGNVYKATINNLAGGDSDSVPLTVAVKRLKKQSQQGHKQWLAEVQLLGVVNHPNVVKLLGYCSEDTERLLVYELMSNLSLEDHLFTRRTLTLPWKQRLEIMLGAAQGLAYLHEIQVIYRDFKSSNVLLDDDFNQKLSDFGLAREGPEGDNTHVTTARVGTEGYAAPEYVETGHLRKQSDIYSFGVVLYEIITGRRTVERMKPSAEKKLLEWVKLYPVNSKSFMMIVDSKLQSKYPVAMVRRVAKLADHCLKKNDTERPTMAFVVESLSKIIEESNTGDMMSSVGESTRGVTRA; encoded by the exons ATGAATTGTCTGTTCATGTTCAAGTCGAAGAAACCTAAATCAAGAAGACATCTCAAGAAAGAGAGCAAGGACATAAGAGGAAGACACTTATTACAAAAGTCAGCTCCAGAATTATCGACCACAGGAAAGAACCAGACGACGTCTACTTCGTTCAATCTCCCAACACCGAGATCTCTGCCGTCTCCAACAAGTGTAAGAGACTTGTACACAGAAAGAGAGCAAAATCAAAACCTGAGGGTTTTCTCTTACATGGAACTCAGTGAAGCCACGTGTGGGTTTGACAGAAAGCTTCAGATAGGGGAAGGTGGGTTTGGTAATGTTTATAAGGCTACCATTAACAACCTCGCTGGAGGAGATTCTGATTCTGTTCCACTTACCGTCGCCGTTAAGAGACTCAAAAAACAAAGTCAACAG GGGCACAAGCAATGGCTTGCCGAGGTTCAGTTATTAGGCGTTGTTAATCACCCAAACGTAGTGAAGCTCTTAGGATATTGCTCAGAGGACACAGAGAGGCTTTTGGTTTATGAGTTGATGTCTAATCTAAGCTTAGAGGATCATCTCTTCACTCGAAGAACCCTAACTTTGCCTTGGAAACAAAGGCTTGAGATCATGCTCGGTGCAGCTCAAGGATTGGCTTATTTGCATGAAATCCAG GTAATATACAGAGACTTCAAATCATCAAACGTGCTTTTGGATGatgattttaatcaaaaattatCGGATTTTGGTCTGGCTAGAGAAGGTCCCGAAGGAGACAATACTCATGTTACAACCGCA AGAGTAGGAACCGAGGGCTATGCAGCTCCTGAGTACGTAGAAACCGGCCATCTCAGGAAACAAAGCGATATATATAGCTTTGGAGTTGTTCTGTACGAGATCATAACTGGTCGCCGCACAGTCGAGCGAATGAAACCTTCGGCAGAAAAAAAACTTCTAGAATGGGTCAAACTATATCCTGTTAATAGCAAAAGCTTTATGATGATCGTTGACTCGAAGCTACAAAGCAAGTATCCAGTTGCTATGGTCAGGAGAGTAGCTAAACTGGCTGATCATTGTCTGAAGAAGAACGATACAGAGAGGCCCACCATGGCCTTTGTCGTTGAAAGTCTCAGTAAGATCATTGAAGAATCAAATACCGGAGATATGATGAGTTCTGTTGGAGAATCTACCAGAGGGGTTACGAGAGCCTAG